In the genome of Pseudomonas putida, one region contains:
- a CDS encoding DMT family transporter: MGWIYLVLAGLFEIGWPVGLKMAQEPTSRWSGVAVAVSFMTISGAFLWLAQRQIPIGTAYAVWTGIGAAGTFLVGIHFYGDPTSLMRYLGVALIILGVITLKLSS; encoded by the coding sequence ATGGGTTGGATCTATCTTGTTTTGGCTGGATTGTTTGAAATCGGATGGCCGGTCGGGCTGAAAATGGCGCAAGAGCCAACATCGCGTTGGAGTGGGGTCGCAGTAGCCGTCTCTTTCATGACAATTAGCGGCGCCTTCCTATGGCTTGCTCAGCGTCAGATACCGATTGGGACTGCTTATGCGGTGTGGACGGGTATCGGAGCGGCGGGAACTTTCTTAGTCGGAATTCATTTCTATGGCGACCCAACCTCCCTGATGCGATACCTTGGCGTGGCGTTGATCATCCTGGGCGTTATCACGCTCAAGTTATCGAGTTGA
- a CDS encoding EexN family lipoprotein yields MKKIALILLSSTLAACSPSGKPDKANLPTVDELALNPERLKELRKQCKLDRPMLGDQLCNRVAEATRKRFYEDGDVPHTTPKEPPKF; encoded by the coding sequence ATGAAGAAGATTGCTCTCATATTGCTTTCCTCGACATTGGCAGCCTGCAGCCCATCTGGGAAACCAGATAAAGCCAACCTTCCGACAGTCGATGAATTAGCGCTCAATCCTGAGCGTCTGAAAGAGTTGCGCAAGCAATGCAAGTTGGATCGACCAATGCTGGGCGACCAACTATGTAACCGGGTTGCCGAGGCTACGCGAAAGCGCTTTTACGAAGATGGCGATGTGCCCCACACCACGCCTAAAGAGCCGCCGAAGTTCTAA
- a CDS encoding LysR family transcriptional regulator, with translation MEIRHLRYFLAVAEELHFARAAERLHIETSPLSRAIKELEEELGVALFARTTRSTRLTRAGRLFFESVPRVFAALQQARDSVNAAANGFHCQLRIALSDGITPSRLPALLALCRQEEPEVEVRFFEVPLAQQIKGLCGELYDLGFAQSDEVGEGIIAVPVWSDPLMVAVPARHPLLSHKQIPLEELLRYPLVLCDAVACEGHARQVERVLRRVDIEPLIAERVTSSDLMMVLVSAGLALGLTGGAHITASREQGVVARPLTGRSPMLTTYLLRPASEPSEMLTRFMERVHSIKSPDAKGRR, from the coding sequence ATGGAAATTCGACACCTGCGCTACTTTCTGGCGGTGGCAGAGGAGCTGCACTTTGCCCGAGCCGCAGAGCGCCTCCACATAGAGACATCGCCGCTGTCGCGCGCCATCAAGGAACTTGAGGAAGAGTTGGGCGTAGCGCTATTTGCGAGAACCACTCGGAGCACCCGCTTGACTCGTGCGGGCAGGCTCTTCTTTGAGAGCGTGCCGCGTGTCTTCGCAGCTTTGCAGCAGGCGCGCGACAGTGTGAACGCCGCAGCCAATGGCTTTCATTGCCAGCTCCGTATTGCATTGTCTGATGGAATCACGCCATCGCGCCTGCCTGCGTTGTTGGCGCTCTGCCGGCAGGAAGAGCCGGAAGTGGAAGTTCGCTTCTTCGAGGTGCCTTTGGCACAGCAAATCAAGGGATTGTGTGGCGAACTGTACGATCTCGGCTTCGCTCAATCGGATGAAGTCGGCGAAGGCATCATCGCCGTGCCGGTGTGGAGTGACCCTCTGATGGTAGCTGTGCCCGCACGGCACCCCTTGCTATCCCACAAACAGATTCCCCTAGAAGAGCTGTTGCGGTATCCGCTGGTGCTCTGCGACGCGGTGGCGTGTGAGGGCCATGCTCGGCAAGTTGAACGGGTGCTACGTCGCGTGGACATAGAGCCACTGATTGCCGAACGCGTGACTTCCAGCGATCTAATGATGGTCCTGGTTTCGGCGGGACTTGCACTAGGCCTCACAGGAGGCGCGCATATCACAGCCAGCAGGGAACAGGGGGTGGTCGCACGGCCGCTGACTGGACGTTCGCCAATGCTCACGACCTATCTACTACGGCCGGCCAGCGAGCCGTCAGAAATGCTGACTCGCTTCATGGAACGCGTTCATTCGATCAAATCTCCAGATGCCAAAGGTCGGCGGTAA
- a CDS encoding efflux transporter outer membrane subunit encodes MSQILERYRLIAMISPLLLLAACSHAPHSADPPRLDVPAHFSNEEGGEGILDKSSRRTLPVDWWTAYGDPHLNALVRAALERNTELTIARARVDEASAATRRARASLLPSLSAGTQATRGRDYSENVAIGNDGRATLSASWEADLSGRLSQAAEGARLDAVAAEQAWVATRWQVAFETVSAAVQQRQASELEALAAARLASAERLVLLMQRKFEAGQATGFDIERTRAGVVALRVEQEQLRRARGEATHALDVLVGQTPGAPAASPTLASLAVPDWTPTRIPADLLSERPDVRAAEAKFAAETARWNAAEGERFPRLVLDLSGGRQRVESVGTRITGNIFSLGAGVSLPIFDGGAIRAGIETGEARSRAARAEFERTLLSALQDVENAYLGWHTQHAALEHQAEGVAVAERQLDRSRRLFEAGQVDATVVAEAEAGVLSAQASLIRTRAETAMQWGVLAKALSGSPV; translated from the coding sequence ATGTCTCAAATTCTTGAACGCTATCGCCTCATTGCCATGATTTCTCCGCTACTGCTTCTTGCGGCCTGCAGCCATGCCCCGCACTCTGCCGATCCACCTCGCCTGGATGTACCGGCCCATTTCTCAAATGAAGAGGGAGGTGAAGGCATCTTGGACAAATCGTCCCGCCGTACTCTTCCCGTCGATTGGTGGACGGCCTACGGCGATCCGCACCTCAATGCCTTGGTCCGGGCGGCGCTGGAGCGCAATACCGAACTGACGATTGCGCGAGCGCGCGTGGACGAGGCATCGGCCGCCACGCGGCGAGCACGGGCCTCCCTGCTCCCCTCGTTGTCCGCGGGCACGCAGGCAACTCGAGGACGCGACTATTCAGAGAACGTTGCAATCGGCAATGATGGCCGCGCCACGTTGTCCGCATCGTGGGAGGCAGACCTGTCGGGACGGCTTTCGCAGGCAGCAGAAGGTGCGCGCCTGGATGCGGTGGCAGCCGAACAAGCGTGGGTTGCCACGCGGTGGCAGGTCGCGTTTGAAACAGTGTCGGCGGCTGTGCAGCAGCGCCAAGCCAGTGAGCTCGAAGCGCTAGCCGCGGCGCGGCTGGCATCCGCAGAACGACTCGTCTTGCTGATGCAACGGAAGTTCGAGGCCGGACAAGCTACCGGCTTCGACATCGAGCGTACCCGCGCCGGCGTCGTCGCACTGCGCGTGGAGCAAGAGCAACTGCGGCGTGCGCGCGGCGAGGCGACGCATGCACTCGATGTACTAGTGGGACAAACGCCCGGAGCGCCTGCAGCTTCCCCAACTCTTGCGTCGCTCGCCGTCCCGGACTGGACACCGACACGCATACCTGCGGACCTGCTGAGTGAGCGGCCCGACGTGCGCGCCGCCGAAGCGAAGTTCGCCGCCGAAACCGCGCGCTGGAACGCAGCCGAAGGCGAACGCTTCCCCAGGCTGGTGTTGGACCTGAGCGGCGGACGGCAGCGCGTAGAGAGTGTGGGAACCCGCATCACTGGAAACATTTTTTCACTTGGGGCCGGGGTGTCGTTGCCGATCTTCGATGGTGGCGCGATCCGTGCCGGCATCGAGACCGGAGAGGCGCGCAGCCGAGCTGCCCGTGCGGAGTTCGAGCGCACTTTGTTGAGTGCTTTGCAGGACGTAGAGAACGCATATCTCGGTTGGCATACGCAGCACGCAGCACTGGAGCATCAGGCCGAGGGTGTCGCAGTCGCGGAGCGTCAGCTCGATCGCAGCCGACGTCTGTTCGAGGCGGGACAAGTGGACGCCACGGTGGTGGCCGAGGCTGAGGCCGGGGTGCTGTCAGCGCAGGCTTCGCTGATCCGCACGCGGGCCGAGACAGCCATGCAATGGGGCGTCCTGGCAAAAGCATTATCCGGCTCTCCTGTTTGA
- a CDS encoding TetR/AcrR family transcriptional regulator, with protein sequence MPPRAKTKLPPPSTAHSSADAQPGLQQGAQRTRDRILQAARELVLEEGASRLTLDAVVVRAGLSKGAFLYHFKTKRDLFVTLIDEMIRAFDAVQANHERRFAGDPDPWLSSQVEAMPDDEMQKMGAALLAAAAEDPTLLDPLRECYRVQYERVRRSPRGTETAALIMLALDGALFADLLGLPILAPAERRHFFRALQDLASGHLELVPAKGRT encoded by the coding sequence ATGCCGCCCCGCGCGAAAACAAAGTTGCCCCCCCCGTCCACTGCCCATAGCAGCGCCGATGCGCAGCCCGGCCTCCAGCAAGGAGCCCAGCGAACTCGCGACCGCATCCTGCAGGCCGCCCGCGAACTGGTGCTGGAGGAAGGTGCCAGTCGCTTGACACTGGACGCCGTCGTTGTGCGGGCCGGGTTGAGCAAAGGGGCGTTTCTCTATCACTTCAAGACCAAACGCGATTTGTTCGTGACACTGATCGACGAGATGATCCGGGCGTTCGACGCGGTACAAGCCAATCACGAGCGCAGGTTTGCCGGAGATCCGGACCCCTGGCTGTCGAGCCAGGTGGAAGCGATGCCCGACGACGAGATGCAGAAGATGGGCGCAGCGCTGCTCGCGGCAGCTGCGGAAGATCCAACACTTCTCGACCCACTGCGCGAGTGTTACCGCGTGCAGTACGAACGCGTGCGTCGATCCCCGCGTGGCACCGAGACCGCGGCACTCATCATGCTGGCATTGGATGGCGCCCTGTTCGCCGATCTTCTGGGTTTGCCAATACTCGCACCCGCAGAGCGGCGGCATTTCTTTCGGGCGCTCCAGGATCTCGCCTCGGGCCATCTCGAACTTGTCCCGGCAAAAGGACGCACATGA
- a CDS encoding efflux RND transporter periplasmic adaptor subunit, with amino-acid sequence MTACAPRSLAVACTLSISTLLSGCGNSQSTVSEPPRAVKLAAAQSDLPHSSRIELTGSARATERSILGFETGGRIAKLNVDVGERFSRGQVLAELDAQPDRLRVTQAQASLAAAEAGLMDRRVQTDQQRRLLESEVISPAAFESAKAQLAVAEGQARTAKAALGLAERAQRGTMIVAPFDGVVAEKLALAFTDIAAGAPVFQVDGVRSGTEIIANASTTQAPHIDVGQRAELSWSGAEQPIRAVVRRVGLRAENGSLLPVVLVPEDNAQARALRPGIPVQVVLDAPAATSKTSRPETVSIPYASLVLGTKPGEASVFVYTPEDKKVHRRAVRFTPVQEGDSARVLAGLKPGETVVAAGGGWLTDGQPVTPLEATTQLTKR; translated from the coding sequence ATGACCGCGTGCGCACCGCGCTCCTTGGCGGTTGCTTGCACACTATCCATTTCGACTCTGCTCTCAGGGTGCGGAAACTCGCAATCCACCGTATCCGAGCCTCCGCGCGCAGTGAAGCTCGCCGCCGCGCAGTCGGATCTCCCGCATAGCTCTCGCATCGAATTGACTGGCTCGGCGCGAGCAACCGAGCGCAGCATCCTAGGATTTGAAACAGGAGGACGGATCGCCAAGTTGAACGTCGACGTGGGTGAACGGTTCTCCCGCGGCCAAGTCCTGGCAGAACTTGATGCGCAACCTGACCGGCTTCGCGTGACACAAGCGCAAGCATCCCTGGCGGCCGCCGAAGCCGGCCTGATGGATCGACGTGTACAGACAGATCAACAGCGCCGGTTGCTCGAAAGCGAAGTCATCTCCCCTGCTGCGTTCGAGAGCGCGAAGGCGCAGCTAGCGGTCGCAGAGGGTCAAGCGCGCACTGCCAAGGCGGCGCTTGGCCTGGCCGAACGAGCACAACGTGGCACGATGATCGTCGCTCCTTTCGATGGTGTCGTGGCGGAAAAGCTGGCTTTGGCGTTCACCGACATTGCTGCTGGTGCGCCGGTATTTCAGGTCGACGGCGTGCGCAGTGGCACTGAGATCATCGCGAACGCGTCTACTACACAGGCACCTCACATAGATGTCGGCCAACGCGCAGAACTGAGCTGGAGCGGAGCCGAACAACCAATCCGAGCGGTGGTACGTCGTGTCGGTCTGCGCGCCGAAAATGGCTCGCTCCTACCCGTGGTGCTAGTGCCTGAAGATAACGCGCAAGCGCGCGCACTTCGGCCAGGTATTCCCGTACAGGTCGTGCTCGACGCACCTGCGGCAACCTCCAAGACCTCTCGGCCCGAGACTGTATCCATACCTTATGCCTCGCTGGTGCTCGGCACGAAGCCGGGCGAGGCTTCCGTCTTCGTCTACACCCCTGAAGATAAGAAGGTGCACCGTCGCGCGGTGCGCTTCACGCCGGTACAGGAAGGAGACAGCGCGCGCGTCCTCGCTGGACTCAAGCCCGGCGAGACGGTGGTTGCCGCCGGAGGAGGATGGCTCACCGATGGACAGCCAGTGACACCACTGGAAGCCACCACTCAATTGACCAAGCGCTAA
- a CDS encoding efflux RND transporter permease subunit encodes MKITEMALRASRLTYFVALIIFVAGIATFLNFPSQEEPTVTVRDAMVTALNPGLPAERVEQLIARPIEERLRELAEVKRVTSTVRAGSAMIQVTIWDRYTDLAPIWQRVRAKVADSKDALPQSTMGPFVDEDFGRVAVASIAVTAPGYSMSEMRVALKQMRDRLYTVPGIERITFYGLQEERVYLEFDRPRLARLELTPQGVIDQLVKQNVVASGGQIVVGGINATLAVSGEVRDAPSLRAMPIALPRPQSSTAPVPTIALGELAQVSVRPADPPESAAIYKGQPAVVMAVSMASGQNVEQFGKALKARVADQEKLLPAGFDLSYVTFQADVVKHEMGKMNHVMMETIIVVLGVVVLFLGWRTGIIVGMIVPLTILSALIVMRAMNIELQNVSMGAIIIALGLLVDNGIVIAEDIERRLAGGEDRKHACLEAGRTLAIPLLTSSLVIVIVFSPFFFGQNATSEYLHNLVVVLALTLFASWLLCLTVTPLLCYHFAKPHHKQEQGDAYDTRFYRGYRRVLEWVLHHKAVYVASMIAALAIALYGFTTLPYDFMPKSDRLQFQIPVQLAPGTDSRETLARVKQISGWLGDTNINPEVSDHIGYVADGGPRFILSLNPPLPASNIAYFVVTLKPKSDIDAVLARTRSYFAQAHGDVRAEPKRFSLGATESGTAIYRVSGPDEEVLLGAASKIEAALRKLPGTINVKNDWDTRVGRIDVRVDQDRARRAGVTTEDIAGGLDVRYSGRSISVIRDGDTSVPIVLRSIVSERRSTADVGATLIYPTNGGPAVTLAQVADVSLASEPSVIQRRNLIRTITVQGQNTSYTAQEIINRLAPSVAALDLPAGYSVELGGEIEEAAESNAALSTYMPLAFLAMLMLFVWQFNSFRKLGVILATIPFTLIGVVLALKLTGTPFSFMATFGVLALFGIIVNNAVLLLERIDQGLAEGLPRHEALVGAAIQRLRPIVMTKVTCISGLVPLMLFSGPLWKGMAIAMIGGLALGTLVTLGLIPLLYEVLFGIKRIGPWNLSVATAHGDRS; translated from the coding sequence ATGAAGATCACCGAGATGGCGCTGCGCGCCAGTCGACTTACCTACTTTGTAGCGCTCATCATTTTCGTCGCCGGCATCGCGACCTTCCTGAATTTTCCTTCTCAGGAGGAGCCGACTGTCACGGTCCGCGATGCGATGGTCACGGCGTTGAACCCGGGGCTGCCCGCCGAACGCGTTGAGCAACTCATTGCCCGGCCGATCGAGGAGCGCTTGCGCGAACTGGCAGAGGTCAAGCGCGTGACGAGCACCGTGCGCGCAGGCAGCGCCATGATCCAGGTCACGATCTGGGACCGCTACACCGACTTGGCACCGATCTGGCAGCGCGTCCGGGCCAAGGTCGCCGATTCGAAGGATGCCTTACCACAGAGCACGATGGGGCCTTTCGTCGACGAAGACTTCGGCCGCGTCGCGGTTGCCTCGATTGCGGTCACTGCACCAGGTTACTCCATGAGCGAGATGCGCGTCGCGCTCAAGCAGATGCGCGACCGCCTGTACACCGTGCCTGGTATTGAGCGCATCACTTTCTACGGCCTGCAGGAAGAGCGCGTCTATCTCGAATTCGATCGGCCTAGGCTCGCGCGATTGGAGCTGACACCACAGGGGGTGATCGACCAACTCGTCAAACAGAACGTCGTCGCTTCGGGTGGACAAATTGTTGTCGGCGGCATCAATGCAACCTTGGCGGTCAGTGGCGAAGTGCGTGACGCTCCCTCCCTGCGAGCAATGCCGATCGCGCTGCCACGACCGCAAAGTAGTACGGCGCCCGTGCCGACGATCGCATTGGGTGAACTGGCGCAGGTGAGTGTGCGGCCAGCCGATCCGCCGGAATCTGCTGCCATCTACAAAGGCCAGCCCGCTGTCGTCATGGCGGTTTCGATGGCCTCCGGTCAGAACGTGGAGCAGTTCGGAAAAGCGCTCAAAGCACGGGTTGCAGACCAGGAGAAGCTGCTGCCGGCGGGTTTCGATCTGTCATACGTCACTTTCCAGGCCGATGTCGTCAAGCACGAGATGGGCAAAATGAACCACGTCATGATGGAGACGATCATCGTCGTCCTCGGTGTCGTCGTGCTATTTCTCGGTTGGCGCACCGGGATCATCGTGGGCATGATCGTGCCGTTGACGATCCTCAGTGCACTCATCGTCATGCGCGCGATGAACATCGAGCTTCAGAACGTCTCGATGGGCGCCATCATCATTGCGCTCGGCTTGTTGGTGGACAACGGCATTGTGATTGCCGAAGACATCGAACGCCGCCTGGCCGGTGGCGAAGATCGTAAGCATGCCTGCCTCGAGGCGGGCCGCACGCTCGCCATTCCGCTGCTCACGTCCTCGCTCGTGATCGTGATCGTGTTCTCGCCGTTCTTTTTTGGCCAGAACGCCACGAGCGAGTATCTGCACAATCTCGTGGTCGTGCTGGCACTGACGTTGTTCGCTTCGTGGCTGCTGTGCCTGACTGTCACGCCCCTATTGTGCTACCACTTCGCCAAACCCCATCACAAGCAGGAGCAGGGCGACGCCTATGACACCCGCTTCTACCGTGGCTACCGGCGCGTACTGGAGTGGGTGCTCCACCATAAGGCGGTCTATGTAGCGTCGATGATCGCGGCGCTTGCCATTGCGCTGTATGGCTTCACCACCCTGCCGTACGATTTCATGCCCAAGTCCGACCGGCTTCAGTTCCAGATTCCGGTGCAGCTCGCCCCCGGTACCGACTCGCGCGAAACGCTCGCCCGCGTGAAGCAGATCAGTGGTTGGCTGGGCGACACGAACATCAATCCAGAAGTCTCCGATCACATCGGCTACGTCGCCGATGGTGGCCCGCGCTTCATCCTTAGCCTGAATCCACCACTGCCGGCATCGAACATCGCGTACTTCGTTGTCACATTGAAGCCGAAGAGCGACATCGACGCCGTCCTCGCCCGCACCCGCAGCTACTTTGCGCAAGCACATGGCGACGTGCGCGCCGAGCCCAAGCGTTTCTCGCTCGGTGCGACCGAGTCAGGGACTGCCATTTATCGCGTCAGCGGTCCGGATGAGGAGGTATTGTTGGGGGCCGCGTCCAAAATCGAAGCAGCGCTGCGCAAGCTGCCCGGCACCATCAACGTCAAGAACGATTGGGATACGCGCGTTGGCCGCATCGACGTACGGGTCGACCAGGACCGCGCGCGTCGGGCGGGCGTGACGACTGAAGACATCGCTGGCGGGCTGGATGTCCGCTACAGCGGCAGATCGATCTCGGTTATTCGCGACGGTGACACCTCCGTCCCGATCGTCCTGCGCAGTATCGTAAGCGAGCGTCGCAGCACGGCAGACGTAGGCGCGACGCTCATCTATCCCACCAACGGCGGTCCAGCGGTGACGCTGGCTCAGGTCGCAGACGTATCGCTCGCGAGCGAGCCCTCGGTCATCCAACGGCGCAATCTCATCCGCACGATCACCGTGCAAGGACAGAACACCTCTTACACCGCCCAGGAGATCATCAACCGCCTGGCGCCTAGCGTCGCTGCCCTGGACCTGCCCGCGGGCTACTCGGTTGAACTTGGCGGCGAGATCGAGGAAGCCGCCGAATCGAACGCCGCGCTGTCGACCTACATGCCCCTCGCATTTCTGGCGATGCTGATGCTGTTCGTATGGCAGTTCAATTCTTTCCGCAAGCTCGGTGTGATCCTCGCGACGATCCCTTTCACGCTTATCGGCGTGGTATTGGCTCTGAAGCTGACCGGCACACCTTTCAGCTTCATGGCGACCTTCGGCGTACTGGCCCTGTTCGGGATCATTGTCAACAACGCCGTGCTCTTGCTGGAACGCATCGACCAGGGGCTAGCGGAAGGCCTGCCACGCCATGAAGCCTTGGTTGGGGCCGCGATACAACGGCTTCGTCCAATCGTGATGACCAAGGTCACCTGCATTTCGGGACTGGTGCCACTCATGCTCTTCTCCGGACCATTATGGAAAGGGATGGCGATCGCGATGATCGGTGGGCTGGCACTCGGAACGCTGGTGACGTTGGGCTTGATTCCGCTGCTTTACGAAGTCCTGTTTGGAATCAAGCGAATTGGGCCGTGGAACCTGAGTGTCGCCACCGCGCATGGAGATCGCTCATGA
- a CDS encoding DMT family transporter: MRFSTHPLIWKSWSIVIAAGVLGAGYPLGLRAITAGGPMRWVGLCVAVTCMAASGALLWFALKRIPISAASAAWAGIGLLGNLGVGALLLGDVASVTRWSGTALIAAGIACLSFV, from the coding sequence ATGCGATTCAGCACCCATCCGCTGATCTGGAAATCCTGGTCGATTGTCATTGCCGCAGGGGTTCTAGGAGCGGGCTATCCACTGGGCCTGCGGGCCATCACGGCGGGCGGTCCGATGCGCTGGGTCGGCCTCTGTGTGGCAGTGACGTGCATGGCGGCCAGCGGCGCACTTTTGTGGTTCGCGCTCAAGCGGATTCCGATCAGCGCGGCCTCTGCAGCCTGGGCAGGAATCGGGCTACTTGGAAACTTGGGCGTCGGCGCCCTCCTACTAGGCGATGTCGCATCGGTAACGCGCTGGTCTGGCACCGCCCTCATCGCAGCAGGCATTGCCTGTCTTAGTTTCGTTTGA
- a CDS encoding DUF3313 family protein → MKSKTALIRGGIFFCVAGALSGCATNSMTRSGFLGDYEKLSPTRYENVLMYRAAGFEPKRYAAVVVEEAQIKTASGRIDGLDDAQQREVLDHVTSELKRQEGKSPAPPGGAGQVRVRVAVTELQTPNRAVNAMTTLLVGPVTTGGASLEFEAVDLRTGRRVAAASCFERGNVIKEFAGSYTLLGHAKAAITNCIERIDSAWRDTQP, encoded by the coding sequence ATGAAGAGCAAAACTGCATTGATCCGCGGCGGCATCTTTTTTTGCGTAGCAGGCGCGCTCTCTGGATGCGCGACCAACAGCATGACGCGCTCCGGATTTCTCGGCGACTACGAGAAGTTATCGCCGACACGATACGAGAACGTACTGATGTACCGCGCAGCGGGATTCGAGCCCAAGCGTTATGCCGCTGTCGTGGTGGAAGAAGCGCAGATCAAGACCGCCTCGGGTCGCATCGATGGGCTCGATGACGCGCAGCAGCGCGAAGTGCTAGACCATGTGACGAGCGAACTGAAACGCCAGGAAGGCAAAAGTCCCGCCCCCCCAGGTGGCGCGGGACAGGTTCGGGTGCGTGTAGCGGTCACCGAACTGCAGACACCGAATCGGGCAGTCAATGCAATGACGACCCTGCTGGTTGGACCCGTGACGACGGGTGGTGCCAGCCTAGAGTTCGAAGCAGTCGATTTAAGGACGGGACGCCGGGTTGCTGCCGCCAGTTGCTTCGAGCGCGGCAACGTCATTAAAGAGTTCGCCGGTTCGTACACATTGCTGGGTCATGCCAAAGCGGCGATCACGAACTGCATCGAGCGCATCGACAGCGCTTGGCGGGACACGCAGCCATGA
- a CDS encoding MlaE family ABC transporter permease, with protein sequence MSNASQAWLRQDAMVGGDHKWLAGGDWTIEHYASLAKSVSAARISHAEGYATPLLDWTQVQRLDTAGAALLVEILGPDSILDRPEAAPNLSSDRLALMRALAAAATDQQKTEKAAVSGNPLLRGLGRIGLTLEQGCRACLGLAGFVGQIIETWSRTVRHPRRWRATSVIAQIQRSAVDAIPIVALLSFMVGMVVAFLGATVLANFGASIFSVHLVAFSFMREFGVLLPAILIAGRTASAYTAQIGSMKANEEIDALRSNALDPIELLVLPRVLALLVSLPLLTLVGILAGIAGGATVCALSLEIPPAQFLAIVQEKIEVRHFLVGMSKSPLFAVMIAAIGCHEGFKVAGSAESVGDHTTSSVVQSIFMVILIDAIAALFFMEMGW encoded by the coding sequence ATGAGCAACGCTTCACAGGCTTGGCTCCGGCAGGATGCCATGGTCGGCGGTGATCACAAATGGCTGGCGGGTGGCGACTGGACGATAGAGCACTACGCCAGTCTGGCAAAATCCGTGTCCGCCGCCCGCATCAGTCATGCCGAGGGGTACGCCACTCCCTTACTCGACTGGACGCAAGTCCAGAGACTGGACACCGCCGGCGCGGCTCTGCTGGTGGAAATTCTCGGGCCAGACTCGATACTCGACCGGCCGGAGGCAGCTCCAAATCTGTCCTCGGATCGCCTCGCCCTAATGAGAGCGCTGGCCGCCGCTGCTACCGATCAGCAGAAGACGGAGAAAGCAGCGGTGAGCGGGAATCCTCTGCTCCGCGGTCTGGGACGCATAGGCCTGACCTTGGAACAGGGCTGTCGTGCGTGTCTTGGTCTGGCCGGGTTCGTGGGCCAGATCATCGAAACATGGAGCCGTACCGTTCGTCACCCGCGTCGCTGGCGCGCGACCTCGGTGATCGCTCAAATCCAGCGATCAGCGGTGGACGCCATTCCCATCGTGGCGCTACTGAGCTTCATGGTAGGAATGGTGGTGGCGTTCCTGGGAGCAACGGTGCTGGCCAACTTCGGTGCGAGCATCTTCTCGGTGCATCTGGTCGCCTTCTCGTTCATGCGCGAGTTCGGAGTGCTGCTCCCGGCCATATTGATTGCAGGCCGTACCGCAAGCGCGTACACCGCCCAAATCGGTTCGATGAAGGCAAATGAAGAGATCGATGCGCTTCGCTCCAACGCGCTCGACCCCATCGAGTTACTGGTGCTGCCACGCGTGCTGGCGCTTCTTGTGTCCTTGCCACTGCTCACCTTAGTAGGCATCTTGGCTGGCATTGCGGGCGGCGCCACCGTATGCGCACTGAGCTTGGAAATTCCTCCCGCACAGTTCCTTGCCATCGTGCAGGAAAAAATCGAGGTGCGCCATTTTCTTGTCGGAATGAGCAAGTCCCCGCTCTTCGCGGTGATGATCGCCGCTATCGGCTGCCATGAAGGGTTCAAGGTCGCCGGTAGCGCTGAGTCGGTAGGCGACCACACGACGTCTAGTGTCGTGCAATCAATCTTCATGGTGATCCTGATAGACGCCATCGCTGCACTGTTCTTCATGGAGATGGGCTGGTGA